Proteins encoded within one genomic window of Paroedura picta isolate Pp20150507F chromosome 17, Ppicta_v3.0, whole genome shotgun sequence:
- the LOC143827282 gene encoding uncharacterized protein LOC143827282, which yields MENRLERASMIQVLAGKTVAKTSTPAKVKPRAKLEPTERTRRMEKGLCLGCGQAGHFLAQCPSKGGSTSRAVSSLPPKAQPTKKAAPKKSAKSLLVPVAAAPAVEDSEEGSEPEDEDQAEAQSGNEDGLL from the coding sequence ATGGAAAACCGATTGGAGCGAGCCTCGATGATCCAAGTTCTGGCGGGGAAAACCGTGGCGAAGAcatccaccccggcgaaagtcaagccccgcgCGAAACTGGAGCCGacggagcgcacccggcgcatggagaaaggtctgtgtttgggttgcggccaagcggggcattttctcgcacaatgcccgtccAAGGGGGGATCGACATCGAGAGCAGTGAGCAGCCTCCCACCGAAAGCTCAGCCCACCAAGAAAGCCgctccaaagaaaagtgccaagtctctgctggtgccggTGGCTGCTGCACCGGCAGTGGAAGACTCGGAGGAAGGTAGCGAGCCGGAGGATGAGGACCAAGCcgaggcgcagtcgggaaacgaggacggtctgctgtaa